A section of the Pseudomonadota bacterium genome encodes:
- a CDS encoding nitroreductase has translation MAMDLLQAIKERKSIRAFKPDPIPREKIEEILNLVIHAPSAINLQPWEFTVVMGEEKERLSRRLIKSYQEKQISCSPGNVKPLSDTFSKRGAESFELMSPYLEEMGLQFDRFINEGSCNFYGAPVAIILCLDNAFSKARLVDIGIALGYFVLIAQNFGLATCPIGLINAYEDDIKEILNIPEKKDVVIGIALGYADPDSPINRFKSPRENLNSFVRWIE, from the coding sequence ATGGCTATGGATTTATTGCAGGCAATCAAGGAAAGAAAGAGTATCAGGGCTTTTAAACCGGACCCCATCCCAAGAGAAAAGATTGAAGAAATTTTAAATTTGGTAATCCATGCACCCTCTGCAATCAACCTCCAGCCGTGGGAATTTACCGTAGTAATGGGAGAAGAGAAGGAAAGGCTCAGTCGAAGGCTCATCAAGTCTTACCAGGAAAAGCAGATCTCCTGCAGTCCCGGAAATGTCAAGCCCCTCTCTGATACATTCAGCAAAAGAGGGGCCGAATCCTTTGAACTGATGAGCCCGTACCTCGAGGAGATGGGTCTTCAATTTGACCGGTTTATCAATGAGGGGAGCTGCAATTTTTATGGAGCACCTGTGGCAATTATCCTCTGTCTCGATAATGCCTTTTCAAAGGCACGTCTCGTCGATATCGGTATTGCCCTGGGTTATTTTGTACTTATCGCCCAGAACTTCGGGCTTGCTACGTGCCCCATCGGGCTTATCAATGCATATGAGGACGACATCAAAGAAATCCTTAATATACCGGAGAAAAAAGACGTTGTTATCGGCATCGCACTGGGCTATGCCGACCCCGATAGCCCCATCAACCGCTTCAAATCACCGAGGGAGAATCTGAATAGCTTTGTCAGGTGGATCGAGTAA